GTTGCAGGAAATGTTTGGGAATGGTGTTTGAATCCAGCACGAATTCCTTTAGAATTTTTCAAAAGGTATCCATTAAGTGTCTTTCTAGATGTTACACAAGGGTACCATGAAGAATATATGGCACAGAGAGGTGGAAGTTTTTTATGTCATCATAGCTATTGTAATCGCTATCGAGTGGCAGCTCGGAATGGAAATACCGGTAACTCGGCCTCTAGTAATTGTGGCTTTCGTTATGTAATAGATAACGAATAGAATTAAATGACTTATTGTGAAAGAAGGGAAAAAATGAAACATCTCTCTGTTTTAATTAAACCTGCTTCTTCATTATGTAATCTAAAATGTAAATATTGTTTTTATGCGAACATCAGTTCATTAAGAGAAGTTCGTTCTTATGGCAGAATGAAAGTCGATGTAATGGAACGAATGATTGATAATATTTATATAGATTTAGATGATGGAGATCAGATGACATTTGCTTTTCAAGGAGGCGAGCCAACTTTAGCAGGTTTATCCTACTTTGAGCGGTTCGCAGAATATGTAAATAAACAAACAAAGAAAGTTCAAGTTCATTATGCTATTCAAACGAATGGAACGCTATTGAATGAAAATTGGGCTATCTTTTTTAAGGAAAACAAGTTTTTAGTTGGTCTATCTATTGATGGAACCTCCCATTATCACAATTTAAATCGAGTGAATACAAGAAATAAAGGAACCTTTGATGTAGTTATTGAAGCAAAAAAATTATTGGATCAATACGAGATTGAATATAATATCTTATGTGTGCTAACAAATGACTTGGCATTAGAGCCAGATTCTGTATTTGATTTTATTAAAGAAAACCAAATTGATTATATTCAATTTATCCCTTGTATGGATGATTTGGATGCAGAAGAAACATCTGAATTTGCTTTAATTCCTGAACGATTTGCTTCCTTTTACAAAAGAATCTATGATTTATGGGAAACCGAATTTAGAAATGATCGCTACTATAGCATTAATTTGATTGATTCAATTATCCATTTAGTGAGTGGTCATGGTGCTTTTAATTGTG
The Jeotgalibaca sp. MA1X17-3 genome window above contains:
- a CDS encoding radical SAM/SPASM domain-containing protein yields the protein MKHLSVLIKPASSLCNLKCKYCFYANISSLREVRSYGRMKVDVMERMIDNIYIDLDDGDQMTFAFQGGEPTLAGLSYFERFAEYVNKQTKKVQVHYAIQTNGTLLNENWAIFFKENKFLVGLSIDGTSHYHNLNRVNTRNKGTFDVVIEAKKLLDQYEIEYNILCVLTNDLALEPDSVFDFIKENQIDYIQFIPCMDDLDAEETSEFALIPERFASFYKRIYDLWETEFRNDRYYSINLIDSIIHLVSGHGAFNCGMLGNCKVQYVIEADSSVYPCDFYVLDENRMGYLTENTLFELLESSQLNRFLCEKTEPYEYCKTCPFVKMCQGGCKRMKHAMYLNKEETYCGYQDFLSHKLGRMQHVSKMLYQ